Proteins encoded in a region of the Mercenaria mercenaria strain notata chromosome 1, MADL_Memer_1, whole genome shotgun sequence genome:
- the LOC123550462 gene encoding uncharacterized protein LOC123550462 — MDTFESILRLVSPDCFMASVDLQDAYYSVFIAEEDQVKLRFEHRGILYQYQALPNGISFAPRLFTKLMKPIYASLRVRGYKNSGYIDDSFLSGNTFLECEQNVKDTVSLMSDVGFMINKKKSVLIPTRKITFLGNDIDSEKMVVTLPQKKVFTLLEECKQLHRKSKVSIQNVARVLGLMVSSFSAVEFGHLFYRKIEKEKIQALKNSKGDFSSKMYVTDEMTTELKWWIDNLSSQERVIDHGNADLVIVTDASSFGWAGICENQEIGGRWTTAEAGHHINYLDLLAASLSVKAFCMHKKNIHVQVQSDNTCAVSYIRNMGGCRSLECNELVHKLWVWCMERSVWLSSTHIPGKDNISDHGSRNFNDNVEWKLNEQIFDNVTSIWGKPEVDMFASRLNCQLPKYVSWKPDAEAFFVDAFSLDWSKMFMYIFCPFSLVARALQKLRQDQGDCIMIVPLWPTQNWWNDLLELLIDIPYIIPVTSKVLQIPYTDKVHPLVGKLNLVASRLSGNLSKIETFQRELQTLSCPPGNLQHKSSTQFTLRDGFSSVVKNKLIQFKLL; from the coding sequence atggatACATTTGAATCTATTTTACGTTTAGTTTCTCCAGATTGCTTCATGGCATCTGTAGATCTTCAAGATGCatattattctgtattcattGCGGAAGAAGACCAAGTGAAGTTGAGATTTGAGCATCGTGGTATTTTATATCAATACCAAGCTTTACCAAATGGTATTTCTTTTGCCCCTAGATTATTTACAAAGCTTATGAAACCAATATATGCGTCACTTCGTGTACGTGGATACAAAAATTCAGGGTATATAGATGATTCTTTTTTGTCTGGTAACACATTTTTAGAATGTGAGCAGAATGTCAAAGACACGGTGAGCTTGATGTCAGATGTTGGTTTCatgataaacaaaaagaaatcagttTTGATTCCTACAAGAAAAATCACCTTTCTTGGTAACGACATAGACTCCGAAAAAATGGTCGTTACTCTTCCACAGAAAAAAGTTTTCACACTTTTAGAAGAATGCAAACAATTACATCGGAAATCAAAAGTGTCTATTCAAAATGTAGCAAGAGTTCTTGGCCTTATGGTTTCAAGCTTTTCTGCTGTTGAATTTGGCCACCTGTTCTaccgaaaaatagaaaaagaaaaaattcaagCATTGAAAAACTCGAAAGGTGATTTTTCTTCCAAAATGTATGTCACAGATGAAATGACAACTGAATTGAAATGGTGGATAGACAATCTGTCTTCCCAGGAAAGAGTTATAGATCATGGTAATGCAGATTTAGTGATTGTGACTGATGCATCATCCTTTGGATGGGCAGGAATATGTGAGAATCAGGAAATAGGTGGTAGATGGACTACTGCAGAAGCAGGGCATCATATCAATTATTTGGACCTATTGGCAGCCAGTTTGTCAGTCAAAGCATTCTGCATGCAtaagaaaaatatacatgtgcaaGTACAGTCAGATAACACATGTGCAGTGTCCTACATTAGGAACATGGGTGGTTGTAGGTCTTTAGAATGCAATGAATTAGTGCACAAACTGTGGGTTTGGTGTATGGAGAGATCAGTATGGTTATCTTCTACACATATTCCTGGAAAAGACAATATTTCTGATCATGGATCAAGAAATTTCAATGATAATGTCGAATGGAAGCTCAATGAGCAAATCTTTGACAATGTTACAAGTATCTGGGGCAAACCAGAAGTAGATATGTTTGCATCAAGGTTAAACTGTCAGTTGCCAAAGTATGTTTCATGGAAACCTGATGCTGAAGCATTTTTTGTGGATGCTTTCTCCTTAGACTGGTCTAAAATGTTTATGTACATTTTCTGTCCTTTCAGTTTGGTGGCACGAGCTCTACAGAAGCTGAGACAAGACCAAGGAGACTGTATTATGATAGTGCCACTTTGGCCCACACAGAATTGGTGGAACGACCTCCTAGAACTGTTGATAGACATTCCGTACATAATACCAGTGACATCCAAGGTACTTCAGATTCCATACACAGACAAAGTACATCCACTGGTAGGCAAACTAAATTTAGTTGCTTCTCGGTTATCAGGCAATCTTTCCAAGATAGAAACATTTCAGAGAGAGCTGCAGACATTATCATGTCCTCCTGGAAACCTTCAACACAAAAGCAGTACTCAGTTTACATTAAGAGATGGTTTCAGTTCTGTAGTGAAAAACAAGTTAATTCAGTTCAAGTTACTGTGA